Proteins encoded together in one Pseudoroseomonas cervicalis window:
- a CDS encoding ribonuclease D, translating to MGHTLFAPNAMIKLHKHDLPDGIDFGPVVAIDTETMGLDPRRDRLCLVQLSAGDGHAHCVQIIPESLGGRGADCPNLKALLTRPDVVKLFHFARFDVAILRAALGIECAPVRCTKIAAKLVRTFTDRHGLKDLCRELLGVEISKQQQSSDWGAPELTPEQLAYAASDVLHLHALWAKLEGLLRREGRLELAEACFRFLPARGQLDLLGYEDPDIFSH from the coding sequence ATGGGACACACCCTTTTCGCGCCGAATGCCATGATCAAGCTCCACAAGCATGATTTGCCCGACGGGATCGATTTCGGCCCGGTGGTCGCCATCGACACCGAGACGATGGGCCTCGACCCGCGCCGCGACCGGCTCTGCCTGGTGCAGCTCTCCGCCGGCGATGGCCATGCGCATTGCGTGCAGATCATCCCCGAGAGCCTGGGCGGCCGCGGCGCCGATTGCCCGAACCTGAAGGCGCTGCTGACGCGGCCCGATGTGGTGAAGCTGTTCCACTTCGCCCGCTTCGATGTCGCCATCCTGCGCGCGGCGCTCGGCATCGAATGCGCCCCCGTGCGCTGCACCAAGATCGCCGCCAAGCTGGTGCGCACCTTCACCGACCGGCACGGGCTGAAGGATCTCTGCCGCGAGCTGCTGGGCGTCGAGATCTCCAAGCAGCAGCAATCCTCCGACTGGGGCGCGCCGGAGCTGACGCCGGAGCAGCTGGCCTATGCCGCCTCCGACGTGCTGCACCTGCATGCGCTCTGGGCCAAGCTGGAAGGGCTGCTGCGGCGCGAGGGACGGCTGGAGCTGGCCGAGGCCTGCTTCCGCTTCCTGCCCGCCCGCGGCCAGCTGGACCTGCTGGGCTATGAGGATCCGGACATCTTCTCGCACTGA
- the lptC gene encoding LPS export ABC transporter periplasmic protein LptC, whose translation MNPPSPSRDRPAAPRADRGAGKSRTLLPSRARQTLDAAALARRRFAVAMAKWLLPVGALGLLAAIALWPEFDRAEERGRLAFRRVAQTSAEALRLSAARYQGVDEQNRPYTVTAATALQQDQQAPIELDQPRADMVMGNGAWVLLEARQGEYTRAANKLDLNGDVTLWHDDGSMLRTEMAQIDIAAGGATGDRPVAAQGPFGTLVSQGFRLENRGQVVVFTGQARAVLEGDR comes from the coding sequence ATGAACCCGCCTTCCCCCTCGCGCGACCGCCCGGCCGCGCCCCGCGCCGACCGTGGCGCCGGCAAGAGCCGGACGCTGCTGCCCTCGCGCGCGCGGCAGACGCTGGACGCCGCTGCCCTGGCGCGGCGGCGTTTCGCGGTGGCGATGGCCAAGTGGCTGCTGCCGGTGGGCGCGCTGGGCCTGCTGGCCGCCATCGCCCTCTGGCCCGAATTCGACCGGGCGGAGGAGCGCGGGCGGCTGGCCTTCCGCCGCGTGGCGCAGACCAGCGCCGAGGCGCTGCGCCTCTCCGCCGCCCGCTACCAGGGCGTCGACGAGCAGAACCGCCCCTACACCGTCACCGCCGCCACCGCCCTGCAGCAGGACCAGCAGGCGCCGATCGAGCTGGACCAGCCGCGCGCCGACATGGTCATGGGCAATGGCGCCTGGGTGCTGCTGGAGGCCCGCCAGGGCGAATACACCCGCGCCGCCAACAAGCTGGACCTCAACGGCGACGTGACCCTCTGGCATGATGATGGCAGCATGCTGCGGACCGAGATGGCACAGATCGACATCGCCGCCGGCGGCGCCACGGGCGACCGCCCCGTGGCCGCCCAGGGCCCCTTCGGCACGCTGGTGAGCCAGGGTTTCCGCCTGGAGAATCGCGGCCAGGTGGTGGTGTTCACCGGCCAGGCCCGCGCCGTGCTGGAGGGTGACCGCTGA